The Kwoniella shivajii chromosome 7, complete sequence genome includes a region encoding these proteins:
- a CDS encoding DNA replication complex GINS protein PSF1, with amino-acid sequence MYGDLALQLVTASHRSTLSTTPQLPLPKYALPLILSICLETRQLGQSITSAAETHGQVSLSQDRSLVCNLTVQHLAARRNKRCLLAYLQTRIGGMKERYWDAGGGLAYLLTQPSKQNVNPDADAPDLRSALSPQELDFLRGYNSLMLDYKSDFLDVLDLTASIDKPPGELMVDVRVLKDAGEVVLEGGERIEFRKGERFRLARSGVERLIIQGFLEEV; translated from the coding sequence ATGTACGGCGATCTAGCTCTACAATTGGTCACTGCCTCACATCGATCGACGTTATCCACCACTCCTCAACTACCCTTACCTAAATATGCTTTACCGTTAATCCTATCGATATGTCTCGAGACACGTCAATTAGGTCAATCGATAACTTCAGCAGCTGAGACACATGGCCAAGTATCACTATCGCAAGATAGATCGTTAGTTTGTAATTTGACAGTACAACATTTAGCTGCACgaagaaacaaaagatgTTTACTAGCATATCTTCAAACTAGAATCGGAGGtatgaaagagagatattGGGATGCAGGTGGTGGATTAGCTTATTTATTAACACAACCTTCAAAACAAAATGTGAACCCAGATGCTGATGCACCTGACTTAAGATCTGCTTTATCACCACAAGAATTAGATTTCCTGAGAGGGTATAATAGTTTAATGCTGGATTATAAATCTGATTTCTTGGATGTATTGGATTTAACGGCTAGTATAGATAAACCACCTGGTGAATTGATGGTCGATGTTAGAGTCTTgaaagatgcaggtgaagTAGTGttggaaggtggtgaaaggATAGAAttcagaaaaggtgaaagattTAGATTGGCAAGAAGTGGTGTAGAAAGATTAATCATTCAAGGCTTTTTAGAAGAGGTATAA
- a CDS encoding spermidine synthase, whose amino-acid sequence MSALSHPNVVDGWFREINPQWPGQAMTLKVKQILHTEKSLFQDVLVFESETYGNVLVLDGVIQCTERDEFSYQEMIAHLPLASHPNPENVLVIGGGDGGVIREVLKHKSVKKVTLCDIDEAVIRVSKDWLPIMSSCYKDSRVEVHIGDGFKFLPEHKDEYDVIITDSSDPVGPAEALFKAPYFQLLKEALKADGHISTQAECLWIHLPLIKELKETCKKLFPVVKYGYTTIPTYPAGQIGIMVCSKDANHDVTVPLRAVPDTKYYNSDVHKAAFTIPEFGRAMLEDGVNVMPKFSGVRPGPASKQTTKKKVLILGSGMVAPPCAEYITKHNHEITVACRTFATAEALCKDLPNATPMSVDVGSPDALRQAIKGHDVVVSLVPYTYHASVMEAALEEKCHVVTTSYVNPQMKALHQKFVDAGLICFNEIGVDPGVDHLWAVKIIDEVHRAGGKIKSFYSYCCGLPEPAASDNALGYKFSWSPVGVLMALNNAGKFWKDGQIADVAGEDLMAAAQPYFFTPAYNLVAYPNRDSSVFKEFYGLKDVENLVRGSMRYAGFCEVITAWKELGLLDDTPRDDLAKDAASLTWLELIAKFLGVDATEATVIEKLKTLKSFEKDAKILIGKFRGLGLLSSEKVTLRGTPLRSLSALLEEKCQFQEGEVDIVLLQHTFEVINVDGTEQTIKATLEAYGDRNGGHSAMARLVGVPCGVAVQFVLEGVLNTPGVHQPYDEPTCKLFRDRLEKEENITMIEKVI is encoded by the exons ATGTCAGCTCTTTCTCACCCTAACGTAGTAG ACGGTTGGTTCAGGGAGATCAACCCCCAATGGCCTG GTCAAGCTATGACTCTCAA GGTCAAGCAAATCTTGCACACCGAGAAATCTCTTTTCCAA GACGTCCTTGTTTTCGAGTCTGAGACTTACGGTAACGTTCTTGTCCTTGACGGTGTCATTCAATGCACCGAACGAGATGAATTTTC GTACCAAGAAATGATTGCCCATCTTCCTTTGGCTTCTCACCCCAACCCCGAGAACGTATTGGTTATTGGAGGTGGTGACGGTGGTGTTATCCGAGAGGTTCTCAAGCACAAATCAGTCAAGAAGGTCACTCTCTGTGATATTGACGAG GCTGTTATTCGAGTTTCCAAGGACTGGCTCcccatcatgtcatcatgtTACAAAGACTCTCGAGTCGAGGTCCACATCGGGGACGGTTTCAAATTCCTTCCCGAGCACAAGGACGAGTACGATGTCATCATTACCGATTCTTCTGATCCCGTCGGTCCCGCCGAAGCCCTCTTCAAGGCTCCTTACTTCCAACTCCTCAAGGAAGCGCTCAAAGCCGATGGTCACATCTCTACTCAAGCTGAATGTTTATGGATCCAtttacctttgatcaaagaaCTCAAGGAGACTTGTAAAAAGCTCTTCCCCGTGGTCAAATACGGTTATACCACTATCCCTACTTACCCTGCCGGCCAAATTGGTATCATGGTCTGCTCCAAAGACGCCAATCACGATGTCACCGTTCCTCTCCGAGCTGTCCCCGATACCAAATACTACAACTCCGATGTGCACAAAGCCGCTTTCACCATCCCCGAATTCGGACGAGCTATGCTTGAAGATGGTGTCAACGTCATGCCCAAATTCAGTGGTGTACGACCCGGTCCCGCTTCTAAGCAAAccaccaagaagaaggttcttATCCTCGGGTCAGGTATGGTCGCTCCTCCTTGCGCCGAATACATCACCAAACACAACCACGAAATCACAGTCGCTTGCCGAACTTTCGCCACTGCCGAGGCTCTTTGCAAAGATCTTCCCAACGCTACCCCCATGTCCGTCGATGTTGGTTCCCCCGATGCTTTGAGACAAGCTATCAAAGGTCACGACGTCGTTGTTTCCCTTGTTCCTTACACCTATCACGCTTCTGTCATGGAGGCTGCCCTCGAAGAGAAGTGTCACGTCGTCACTACCTCATATGTCAACCCTCAAATGAAAGCTCTTCACCAAAAGTTCGTTGATGCCGGTTTGATCTGTTTCAATGAAATTGGTGTTGACCCCGGAGTTGACCATCTTTGGGCTGTCAAAATCATCGATGAGGTTCACAGAGCAGgtggaaagatcaagagctTCTACTCATACTGTTGTGGTCTTCCCGAGCCCGCTGCCTCTGACAATGCTCTCGGTTACAAGTTCTCCTGGTCTCCCGTCGGTGTACTTATGGCCCTTAACAACGCCGGTAAATTCTGGAAGGATGGTCAAATTGCCGATGTTGCTGGAGAAGACCTCAT GGCTGCCGCTCAACCTTACTTCTTCACTCCCGCTTACAACCTCGTTGCCTACCCCAACCGAGATTCTTCCGTCTTTAAGGAGTTCTACGGTCTCAAGGATGTTGAGAACCTTGTTCGAGGAAGTATGCGATATGCCGGTTTCTGCGAAGTCATCACCGCCTGGAAAGAGTTGGGTCTTTTGGACGACACACCTCGAGATGACCTTGCGAAGGACGCCGCTTCCCTCACATGGCTCGAGTTGATCGCCAAATTCCTCGGCGTTGACGCTACGGAGGC CACCGTCATCGAGAAACTCAAGACTCTCAAATCGTTCGAAAAGGACGCTAAGATTCTTATCGGTAAATTCCGTGGATTGGGTCTCTTATCTTCCGAAAAGGTTACTCTTCGAGGCACACCCTTGCGATCTCTTTCCGCTCTTCTCGAAGAGAAATGTCAATtccaagaaggagaagttgacATTGTTCTCTTGCAACATACCTTCGAGGTCATCAACGTTGATGGCACTGAA CAAACCATCAAAGCCACTCTAGAGGCTTACGGTGACAGAAACGGTGGTCACTCTGCTATGGCCAGACTTGTTGGT GTCCCATGTGGTGTCGCTGTTCAATTCGTGCTTGAAGGTGTACTCAACACTCCAGGTGTTCATCAACCTTACGATGAGCCT ACATGTAAATTGTTCCGAGACCGacttgagaaggaagagaacaTCACCATGATCGAGAAGGTCATTTAA